In a genomic window of Zootoca vivipara chromosome 5, rZooViv1.1, whole genome shotgun sequence:
- the SLC25A16 gene encoding solute carrier family 25 member 16 isoform X3 yields the protein MMIRIFPYGAIQFTAFGQYKKMIKQKLGISGHIHRLMAGSMAGITAVICTYPLDMVRARLAFQVKGDHTYTGIIHAFKTIYTKEGGLQGFYRGLTPTVVGMAPYAGFSFFTFGTLKSVGLAQAPTLLGKPCLDNPDVLVLKTHVNLLCGGIAGAIAQTISYPLDVTRRRMQLGAILPESEKCLTMVQTLKYVYGNHGIRRGLYRGLSLNYIRCIPSQAVAFTTYEFMKQFLHLN from the exons ATGATAAAGCAGAAGCTTGGCATTTCTGGGCATATTCACCGGTTAATGGCTGGATCCATGGCAG GTATAACTGCAGTCATTTGCACTTACCCTCTTGACATGGTGAGAGCACGTCTGGCATTCCAAGTAAAAGGGGATCACACATACACTGGAATTATTCATGCATTCAAGACCATTTATACAAAG GAAGGTGGTTTGCAAGGATTTTATCGAGGGCTTACGCCAACAGTTGTAGGAATGGCGCCATATGCAG GTTTCTCATTTTTTACCTTTGGTACCTTAAAGAGTGTGGGACTTGCCCAAGCGCCTACCCTGCTTGGGAAGCCTTGCTTAGATAATCCTGATGTCTTAGTTTTGAAAACTCATGTAAATTTGCTGTGTGGTGGCATAGCTGGAGCAATAGCACAGACAATATC ATATCCTCTTGACGTAACACGTAGACGGATGCAGTTGGGAGCAATACTTCCGGAGTCTGAAAAGTGCCT TACAATGGTACAGACACTGAAGTATGTTTATGGAAATCATGGAATACGAAGAGGATTATACCGAGGATTATCCCTGAATTATATTCGGTGTATTCCTTCACAGGCTGTTGCCTTCACCACTTACGAATTTATGAAGCAGTTCTTGCACCTCAATTAG